In the genome of Crassostrea angulata isolate pt1a10 chromosome 6, ASM2561291v2, whole genome shotgun sequence, the window ggtaagatggcgcaactgcccttttggtttagttgtaaaatacaatttcaaatttagcattttttcaattaaatatatttgatatgttattatacaagtttacaaaatggtaatttctaactatattcagtttgaaatatttcaaaaagataagaaaaaaattataaatttttaagttttggtggtatcgaacccaagttctataaagtttcctaatggctggtgctctaaccactgagccatttcattcacaacaaagtgcgttgtttaaatgctatatgagacaATGACCACGAATTTTcggacttgtattatatttctaaaactttcaattgttgagctacaaaatgacatttttgaactgtagtgggtcatctctccacatttttgttgagtcCAATCGGTttattaaattccattaaaccacatttagactgtaaaaaagaaaatattgagctcagacccactctatgaaagaaaatgaattgaagTTAATCTTAATCAGTCCTCATATGgtcattttacacgccttattcgcccatcttctttgattttattctttgcatgtactaaacaatagatctagggttcgcaaatcccggcaatattttcGGGAAGCTTTAtttctgtagctcagcagaattctacagtcatctatgaagcacattttttggccttcatgtttcattatttatcgcaaatatagcatgaatgtatacgctacggccgatgtagcattgtgttaagtgatgacactttctaaccggtgtgtatttcaattgcgagtcgcaacaaactggcgtatttatataggcccgcctatttgtaaaagcatgttgacaaaatgatgctaacacttggaaacaaatgtcgaagaaagttCATAATATAGTTGTACTCACGAATTAAGAATCATTTGAGAGCAAACGGGGCGATGTTTacgtacatatgtaaataatgttatctgttagtgaaaaaatgcccccaaaccaaagaaaagatgctctcttacattaccgttcattatgtaccataaatgtatatggaatatcgcatgttttttctcacaaaaaagctagcgtttgctgcaaattagagatacacgagctgacacgccgtgaaatccataagacgttttacagcatatgtaaaaaaaaaatctgaactaaaaatctttgaaacatcgtaaattgtagtttattaacatttaaaatggcgactcgatttgcacgtgaattttacaatccgacgtcgattagcgtgtttgagagaaagtcagcagcaagtaaagcgtcaacatctgcagtaaatattgtctgatgaatattgaggtgcctgtaataaaatttatgtttctacagactgagtgaggtacaaaataaggtacattgtaaatcacaggtcagtcgaaaatttaacacatttgtatcgtaaatttaaagtttttgtgtgtttgaaaacacatgcacacttgtagaagaaactgtgccattgatcggttgaagttcaataaaatgtaatttatgtaatattcattgtcagtgtctgttgtgaattctttggaataagctacaacaacaaaaaatatactgctcaactaaaactaatgcgttgaaaatggctgaatttatcgatgaagcataattgctgaaatatgaaatggcaaaccagtttaaatagtgtgtttctgacaattatttatatcataaaaaacaagaagcaattattgtgagatctcttgaccaattatcgcagtgatatagtttatatgcagtcctgatacagagttaaACGTCAAAACTGGCAGTTTGAGCCTTATATTATTAATACCGCGTAAGCAGATAgggtaacggctcatttaaaataaaatacaatttcatacattatttaaatgtatgtacaaaataattagcagctataatgcttaaaacatctgataagattaaaatgagttctcatactgaaatcgacacgtaGATAAaacactgcatacatgtacctaacagagttatcgttcgttatccgctagggtccccgtgagaaatacccttccggtcaggaccgtagcaatagacagtggctataaatagccaccgtctaaaaagcACGTAGTTAGTTTACCAACTGATCACGACTGTACTGCAGTAGGGGAATAATAACCTAcattttggaaaattttaattatttgtaattatttgCAGTTATTATTGGCTTATTATTACATTTTAGTGTCTTTTCAGGCAAACTGACAAACCCGGAAAATAAGAACAAAAACATCCAACCTAAGCTGCTGGCAAAAACTGAAACAGGCAATATTAATAAAACGCAGAAAAGTAAGTGTTAGCATGGTTAGTTTGCCGAGTTCATAGTTTCGCAAGTTATATCCGAAAGAGgcataattatgttttactcTTTGAAAacctttaacaaaatataataagGGACTGTCCAGTGGCTAGCTGGAGGCTCCACTATCAGCAGAGTgactattctcttttgagaagtggacaggcatatggatgtatagtctgtcccaagatatttatgctgcacatttggacgatttttgataaaaatacacttacctgtgaaagaagtgcaattgaaatagttgaaagggatattttccaagataatttcattgacacattatcatctttcactcgaaaaaattcacaggaacgaaaacagattccttacggagatttataattggGAATCTttactccattcggaatacactcggaatacatcgcgcaatatttcaacgttatcatccgggcttgctgcaatacaaaatctccatagacatcacattttttagcattgtattgaaacctgataagctaacgggggcgttttgactgagaaatcttggaaatttttcatacttttgaatgaacatcgtttgaatcctgaggtatttataaatatcaaacaattaagccaaacgtgaatccaaaatatcttgggacagagtatagttggCCATTTACAATTAAAGAACTCAATACTGACAGCTAGATGTCACATGAAATTCCAAACTTTTGTTATTATCACTCTTCCTATTACATGCAACAAGTTTGACcgaagaagatgggtgaataactTCAAGGCGTATAAAATGCCTATATGAGGATAGAGAAGacactataaaattaaaatattaacaaatctgatcatttttttttctaaatttttattattagggtttaTTTATATACTTCCTTAAAATGCCTGAAAATGAAGTCACTGTTAATATCATGATTcgtttctatttatttattataattatgaattatatGCAAAGATGTCAAAATTCTGGACTACAAAATGTAAATGGAAACATCCTAATTGAAACCTTTCAAATTCCACTGATTTCTAGTTTGGTTAAGTGTGCAtgataacagaaaaaaaaaatgtgtcatGTCATGTCGCATATACTTTGGTCATTTCCTGGGGAAAAATCTTGTCATGCACAAAAAACTTCTTCTGCTTCATTCTAACAGTATAAAAAAACtcttttaagtatatatattctATTGCACTTCTCATACTAAGATAAATTCCAAAAATTATTGAGCTAATTAATGAATATTGTGATGTTTAgtggtcatttaaatttaataaataaagctATTAATTGTAGTCtttccaaataattttttaaaagcattttctCAACaggattttattaaaaaatagttAATAAATGGATTTGAACCAAGTGCCTCTGCTGTACCATGCCAAACCTCTCGGATTTCATCTTTAGAGAATGCATGCTAAATACATTTACTATATTTCACAGGCAGTAATGAGTCAGCCCAGTAGATCTGGCCCCGTATCCAAAGTGGAGCTGAGAGTGGAATGTACTAGACTGAAGAAAAAGGATGAATTCTCCAAATCTGACCCATGTGCCATTTTGTACATGCAGCAAAGGGGAACTAACTCCTGGAGTGAGGTATACAGCCATTAATACTAGTTAATGAAGATGCAGTGTAATTTTCTAACCCACATTGTGTTTTATTAATTCCATTTGTTCTTAGATGGGAAGAACTGAGCAGATTAAGAACAACCATAATCCCAAGTTTGTCACACCCTTCACGGTGGACTATTTCTTTGAAGAAATTCAGAAGGTGAAAATTGAAGTCTACGACTTGGACAATGCGACCAGCAAATTGACCGATGACGACTTTCTTGGAAAAGTGGAATGCAATCTGGCACAggtaatatgaaaaaatatcatcgTGTGTTACAATTAACAAGACACAAAATTAtagcttttttttctttctccttTCTTAATTACCGGTATGCAGGAGTGAATATAGattataaaattgaatatttatttatgcAAACAATGTAAATATGAGGAATAAGAAAgtttataaccccccccccccccctttaaactCTAGATCCGTGTTTGCAGTGCgtatcaaaatttaataattaccGGTATGCATTGATTTCTTCACATTAACTGTGTAGGAATGATAAATAATGGCCTCTGTAATTTGAATCAAATTTAGACTTCACTTTTGAGAgggttaaaaaaaatggaaattttatttacttcaGATTGTTTCACGCAATCCATTTTCTGCTCCTTTGGAAAAGACAGATGGAAAACCAATTGGAGGTTCCCTAATATATGTAAggattgtttaaaatatattatatggttaatttatcaaaattaaaaatcatttctgcatgcttttacaaaaagttttgaACTACATACAGAAGACTTTTTATTATTGAGAAACCACAGTTGGGTTTTCATAAGAACATTTTAACACAAATATTTGAGAACTGTGTGCTTTTTAACTTACTGAAAATTATGTGTATAAGTATCAGCAATGGAACTTTATCATTAATTTGTTATACTTATCCAAATCATATTCAGAGGTTAAATGAGATTGCAATgtatttatctcccttttgttttagatttttttaaactttatttttttaatgtgtccACAAATTGTATCAAATTGAAATCTAAACAGCTTTCTTGTAGGTAAGGTCTGAAGAAGTCAGAGAAGGAGGTGAGATGGTCTTTCTCCACATTGGAGCCACAAAAGTAGACAACAAGGTACCTTTTGCAGTTCATGTCAATTTATGCACTAATGAATTGTGGAATCATGGTCTCAGGGATctatttttcttggttttcatGGGAACTCCTCAGCCTTAATTTAACATCCTCAGCAAAGAGTGGACATACAGTGGATCTGTTCATTATTCAAACAAGCAAATCCACAAAATTATGTACCCATTAACTtgacaaaaatttttaattctatGTATGGTACTTGATTAACCAAGAATTTAATGAACCAagaatttaatgatttcaaTAAACATGTAATCTTACTGTTCTGCAAGATGTATAGCATGAAGGAGAAGGGACAATTTGAGAATTATTAGAATTTAGTTCATGTGAAAATGTTCCCATGTGTTTGGGAGTGAATGCGCAGTAGAGTTTTTCCCATttctttaaagggacttggacacgatttgacttaaaattttcaaattttatttttccattttcaatgtttataatgataaatatagaagtttataatgctatgtcaaaatttgaacgtcaaattaaatatcaagttataagcaagatacagagttcataattctttgttttgtaaacaaagctcgaatattgtaattttttaaaatatgtattgtattggtatatgtttcaattaaatgtatctttcttttgttgataatagtatttatgaagatattgaattagtttaaattgttttttacatgcattttgtATAAGAAATGgcaattctctacattacattttttgttaacaactataagactcgagctttgtttacattacaaccaagtcttacctctgtatctcgcttgtaacttgactttgatattcaatattttggtcaatcatttaaaatgcaccagtaaaacattttagacataaaaaataaaaataaaatttttgatctcaaatcctGTACAAGTCCCTTTAAATGACTTAGGAGAGTTACTTGGATATGTATTATGTTTAATATACAGGTAACTCTTGATGGCTCGTActttgatctctcgaagttcttgataGCTCAAAGTCAGTCGCCGGTCCTGATTTTTTCCactatataactaagcaaatttaccCTTGATTTCTCGAACGCTCAATCTCTTGAAACCCTGAAGTCAAAATATGGTCCTGTTATACATAATCCATTGTGATTTACCCTTGATACCTCGAAGTGGCAGTGTGAACTAAAGTAATGCCCTCTTAACACCTTCTGTGGTCATTTAAATGACCTCAGGCGTTAGACGCGCAACCCGTGTAATGGGAGTTTAAGCATGTAGCACAGGTAAACTGGATGGTGATGATTGATAATTAGTCATTTCAGTACCCGATAATGAAAATTTCCAGTGACTTATGATAATTAGGAGACGTTGTCAAAATGAGGAAATAATTAAAACCTGAAAGCCAACCCGGAAAATTCTGGAAACTTGAAACCTTGAACTCTTGATTTCTCTGAGTTTTATAGCGGTCCCGTGGACTTGGAGGTATTAAGAGTGACCTGTATCCTTTCTGATGCACAGCATTTTCAGCATCTCAAAGGACCTTCTATTTTTTGTGTTGCAGGATTTCATGGGGAAGTCGGACCCATTCCTAGAGATATCCAGACAAGCATCGGATGGGAGCTGGCAGGTGGTACATAGAACAGAGGTCAGTCCAACAAGTATATTGTACTTATGTTTCATACAGAAATCACGGcacatgtacatgatgtaaTATAAGGAATTGATATCAAACTTAACACATTACATTGTTTTGATGATAACAGTGTGCCCTTTTACCTGAATATCCTTACCAGTTTGACTTCAGGGTCACTGCCAACTTGAAAAATAGACTAGTCCTCTTGGAACTTGTACCTTGAcaattttcattcttttttaaagtacaatcatcttatatgtaaataatgtatcAGTTATTGGTAGGCTATTTGCAAGTTATGTTAATGTGTTTTGATTCATAAAGGTTTGCAAGAATACACTAAACCCAGTGTGGAGACCATTTCAAGTGGCAGTTCAAGCTTTGTGTGGAGGAAACAAGACCCAGCAGATTCAGGTCTGTTAGAACAGTACACAAAAGTAATTCATGTACTGTGTTGCTTGGTATTCTACATAATTGATGCACTGCTTTTATTTCGGTAACTGTGCCTGTTTTTGTGTATAACAGTTCAGCTGCAGTGACCATGATAGTGATGGATCCCATGATTTGATTGGCTCCTTTACAACTACTATTGCAGAATTGGAGCAAGCTGCAGGAACTGGAAAAGAGGTATTTGCATGttttgaataatgaattttatgtgAGCCATGTATTGttaaataagaaacaaaaaaaatcaggaaTATTTTCACCCTGTGTTGATTTTGCCCTTATACACTTTCGCCCTGTCTTAACTTCACCCAGGCAGAGCTGTGTTAATAGAGATAACTCTGTCTTGTAACACTTTACTCAGTCTTAAATTTGGCCAATAACAACTAGGgtaaaggggcgaaaataaaacgggtgcgaatatttccctgtttaCAGTATTAATCAATCGCTTTTCCTCAGGATTCTTGGTGTATTAAGCTCATTTTCTGTACTTTtgctgtgtttttttttcagctaCAATTTCCATTTATCAATCCAAAAAAGAACTACAAGAAAAGCAAAACAAACTCTGGAGTGGCTCACATGACAGAAGTCAGGGTAAATACACTTAATATATACACTTATTTTCATTCACATTTAGTAGAAGTacaattaccggtaaatagacTAACACATGAAACAGgtaca includes:
- the LOC128189234 gene encoding copine-3-like — translated: MSQPSRSGPVSKVELRVECTRLKKKDEFSKSDPCAILYMQQRGTNSWSEMGRTEQIKNNHNPKFVTPFTVDYFFEEIQKVKIEVYDLDNATSKLTDDDFLGKVECNLAQIVSRNPFSAPLEKTDGKPIGGSLIYVRSEEVREGGEMVFLHIGATKVDNKDFMGKSDPFLEISRQASDGSWQVVHRTEVCKNTLNPVWRPFQVAVQALCGGNKTQQIQFSCSDHDSDGSHDLIGSFTTTIAELEQAAGTGKELQFPFINPKKNYKKSKTNSGVAHMTEVRIFRQPNFLEFIYGGMQINFTVGVDFTGSNGEPSRPDSLHYIDPSGQRPNQYMHAIQAVGSVCQEYDTDKLFPALGFGAKLPDGNISMEFALNFNPANPYCAGINGVVEAYKYAIQNVQLWGPTNVAPIIYHVARFAEQAQKEEAEKGAHAYYVLLLLTDGIITDMDQTRDAIVYASGLPMSLIIVGVGEADFSDMNFLDGDNGVLKGANGRPALRDIVQFVPFRDYQSSAFAGADLARQVLAEVPQQVVNYFTMRRITPNQRQNTAVDPNQQLA